The Pseudomonadota bacterium genome segment AGCGTCGAACTCGAGAACCTCGCCAACATCTACCTGTGGCGCTACCCCGAGCTCGACATGACCATCCTGCGCCCTTGCCACATCGCCGGGCCCGGTGTGCGAAACACTATGAGCCTTTTGTTGTCACAGCCCATGGCGCCCTTCCTGGTGGGCTTCTCGCCGATGATGCAGTTTCTGCACGTCGACGACATGGCGCGGGCCGTGGAGATGGCCTTTCGCCATCGCGGCCGCGGCATCTACAACGTCGCCCCCCAGGACTGGCTGCCCTATCAGGATGTGCTGCGAGAGTGCGGGTGCCTCGGCTTACCCGTGCCCTCGCTCCCGCCAAATGTGCCTGCGACCCTGTCGCGCCTGATGCGGTGGAAGGCCTTCCCCAGCTTTCTGGTGGACTACTTCAAGTACCCGGTGGTGATCGATGGCGCCTTGTTCCGCAAGACCTTCGGCTTTGAGCCGGAACACTCTATGGCTGCCGTGTTCGAGCACTACCGGCACAAGAAGAAGCGTTAGTCGCGCGAGCGGAACCAACCCCTAGTGCAGCGCTTGCATCGGATCCTGGGCCTCGCCTTGCCGATCATCGGCGGCATGGTGTCGCAGAACGTCCTCAATCTCGTGGACACGGCGATGGTCGGTCGCCTGCCCGACCCGGCGGCGGCCCTGGGCGCCGTAGGGATCGGCGGCTTCGCCAACTTCGCGGCGATGGCCGTGTTGCTTGGCCTGTCCACCGGGGTGCAGGCCACGGCGGCGCGGCGCAAGGGCGAGGGCAAGTGCGATGAGATGGCGCGCCCCCTGAACGCGGGGTTGGCGATCGCCGCGGTGGCGGCGCCGGTGCTGTCCGTCATCCTCTGCCTGCTGACGCCATGGATCTACCCCTTTCTGGTGGAAGATCCCGCCGTGATCGCCCTCGGCGTGCCCTACCTGCAGATCCGCCTGCTGTCCATGGTGTTCGTGGCGATGAACTTCGCCTTCCGCGGCTACTGGAACGCCGTGGACATGGCGCGCGTGTACATGACCACGTTGGTGGTGATGCATGCGGTCAACATCGCGCTTAACTACGTGTTCATCTTCGGCCATTTCGGTGCGCCGCAGCTCGGCGTGGCCGGCGCGGGGCTGGCCTCCGCGATCTCCACCGTCGTCGGCACCAGCGTGTACGCCTACATGGGGTCGCGCCTGGCGCGGGGTGCCGGCTTCCTGCGCTTCAAGCCGAGCTGGGTGGAGGTGCGGCGTCTGATCAGCCTGTCCCTGCCGAACAGCGTGCAACAGCTGGCCTTCTCGAGCGGCATGCTGGCCACCTTTGTCATCATCGCTCGCCTCGGTACCGTCGAACTCGGGGCGGCGAACATTCTCATTAATGTGATGTTGGTGGCCCTGCTGCCGGGGATGGGCTTTGGCCTTGCCTCCGCCACCCTGGTGGGGCAGGCCCTCGGGCGCAACGATGCGGCCGACGCCGAACGCTGGGGCTGGGACGTATGTCGGGTCAGTGCCGCCGTCCTCACCCTGCTGGCAATTCCCATGTGGGTGGCCCCGCAGATGATCATCAGCCTGTTCCTGAGTGCCCAGCAGGCCGGTGGCGATGCCATCGTTGAGGCGGCAACCTTCCCCATGCGCCTCGTCGGCCTCTCGATGACCGTGGAGGCGGCCGGTATGGTGTTCATGCACTCGTTGCTCGGCGCGGGCGACACGCGGCGGGTGATGAAGGTGGCCGTACTCATGCAGTGGGGCGTCTTCCTGCCGGTCGCCTGGCTCATCGGGCCGGTGCTGGGCGGTGGACTGACAGCCGTCTGGTTCGCGCAGATCGCCTATCGCGGCGTGCAAGCCGGGGTCTTCGCCAAGTACTGGACCGATCGTCGCTGGTCGGCCGTGAACGTCTAGGACGGAGGGGGATCGCGTGGTAGACGGCCTTTCACAGTGGCACGCGGCGGGCGCTCGCGTGGAGCTCATGGGCGAGCGAGTGTTCTACCGTGATTCGAATCCCGACGGCGCCGAGGGGCTGCCGAGCCTGCTCCTCCTGCACGGCTTTCCTACCGCCTCCTGGGACTGGCGCTTCGTCTGGTCCGCCCTGGGCCGTCACTACCGCCTGATCGCGCCTGATTTTCCCGGCTTCGGCTTCTCGGCCAAGCCCGTACGCGCCTACACGATCCAGGGCCAGGCGGACGTGGCGGCTGCGCTGCTCGACAGGCTTGGGATTCAACGCGCGACCGTCCTCGCCCACGACTACGGCGACTCGGTGGCACAGGAACTGCTCGCCCGTGCCGCCTCGGGCATCGGCGCGTCGCCCGCCCTGGACGCCGTGTGCTTCTTGAACGGGGGCCTCTTCCCGGAGGCGCAGCGACCCTTGCGGATTCAACAGGTGTTGGCCGGTCCCGCCGGGCCCTGGTTGGTACACCTCGTGGACAAGCGCCGCGCGATGGCCAGCCTGCGGTCGGTGTTCGGCGAGGGCACGCGCCCGTCCGAGGGCGACCTCGAGTCCTACTGGACGCTGCTCACCCGCGAGCGAGGCCTGCGCATCGTGCCGGCGATTCTTGGGTATCTGGCTCAGCGCCGCGAGTATCGCGAGCGCTGGGTGAACGGGCTTGCGGTGGCCGATGTGCCCCTGCGCTTCGTGGTCGGCATGCGTGATCCGGTCTCCGGGGCCCCGATGGCTAGCCGTTACCGTGAACTCGTGGCCCGAGCAGATGTCATCGAGATTGAGAGCGTTGGGCACTACCCCCAGTGCGAGTCGCCGGATGCGGTGATCGACGCGATGCTGGCGTTCGCCCCCGGCGCAGCGGTTTGAGTGCCGTTCGCGGGCGGCTGAACGTGCGTTCTGCGACGCCCGACAGGGTTGCCGCCTCAGTACTCGCTGTCACCCGGTTCACGACTCCCTGACGGGCGGTCGCGCCACCGGCCCCTTGTTGTAGACTCGACGGCTTTGGCTTGCCTCACCGCACCCACAGAAGGAAAGCACGCGCGCATGACGAGGTTAACGGACCTGCGAACTCTGCAGGCGCACATTTCGCACCAGGTCATCGGCCAGGGGAAACTGGTGAATCGCCTGCTGATCACGCTCCTGTGTGATGGTCACCTGCTCGTGGAGGGCGCTCCGGGCCTCGCCAAGACGCGCGCCATCAAGGTGCTGGGGGCGGGCGTGGAGGGCGATTTCCACCGCGTCCAGTTCACCCCCGACCTGCTGCCAGCGGATCTCACGGGCACGGAGGTCTACCGCCCCCAGGACGGCTCCTTCCGTTTCCAGCCAGGCCCCCTGTTCCATAACCTGGTCCTCGCCGATGAGATCAACCGCGCTCCGGCCAAGGTGCAGTCCGCCCTGCTCGAGGCCATGGGCGAGCGGCAGATCACCGTGGGCGCCGAGACCTACCGTCTGCCCGACCTGTTCCTGGTGATGGCGACCCAGAACCCGATCGAGCAGGAGGGCACCTACCCGTTGCCCGAAGCTCAGCTGGATCGCTTTCTCATGCACCTGCGGATCGATTACCCGGATGCGGACACGGAGCGCGAGATCCTGCGCATCAACCGTGACGAGGCGCGCAGCACCGGTGGCCAGCCGAGTGCGATGCCGGCGCCGCTGTCGCAGGAGGTGGTCTTCGAGGCGCGGCGCGCGGTGCTCGACCTGCATCTGGCGCCCGCCCTAGAGGAGTATCTGATCGCCCTGGTGCTCGCGACTCGCGAACCGGGCAAGTACGACGCCGGCCTCGCGCGCATCATTCAGTACGGCGCCAGCCCACGCGCCACCATCGCTTTGGACCGCTGCGCCCGTGCCCACGCCTGGCTGCGCGGCAGCGACTTTGTCTCTCCTGACGACATTCAGGCGGTGGCGCCCGACATCCTGCGCCATCGCATCCTCCTCAGCTTCGAAGCAGAAGCGGAGGGCATGACGCCCGACGATGTCATCGACCGCCTGATCGAACTGGTGGCCGTGCCGTGACATCGTCTGCCTCGACCGCGCCAAGTGACCTCGCCTCGCGGCGCGAGCGTCTCTCCGCCGAGGCGTTGGCCGACGCCGTGGACGCCGGCGTTCGGGTGAGCACGCAGGAGCTCGTGCGCCTGCGCCACGCGGCGGGCAACCTGCCCCTGAACGCTATGCGCATCCGCGCGGCCGCTGCTGACACCCGTGCTTCGCCCTTCAAGGGGCGGGGTATGGAGTTTGAGGAATCGCGGCCCTATCAGCCGGGCGACGATCTGCGCAGCCTTGATTGGCGGGTGATGGCCCGCACCGGCAAGCCTTACACCAAGCTCTTTCGTGAGGAGCGCGAGCGTCCGGTGCTGCTCTGGGTGGATCTGCGCCGAAGCATGTTGTTCGCCACGCGGGGGGCCTTCAAGGCGGTGCTCGCGGCGCGTCTCGCCGCTGCCGTCGGTTGGTCCGCCCTGCGCCAGGGCGATCGGGTGGGAGGCTTGGTCTTCTGCGACAACAGCCACGACGAGGTGCGACCCTCGCGCGGCAAGGGGTCGGTCATGCGCCTGATCGACACCCTGAGCCATCACAGTGGCTGGTCCGCCGACCTCGATGCCACGCCCGTTGATCTCGAGGCCGCCGCTGCGCGCCTGCGCCGCGTCGCGCGCCCGGGGAGCCTAATATTTTTGCTGAGTGATTTCTACGGCCTGACGGACATGGCAGCGGCCCACCTGCAACGCACGGCGGCCCATTGCGATGTGGTGCAGGTGCAGTTCTACGATCCCCTGGAACGTGAGCTGCCGGATCCTGGCTTGTATCGGCTGCAGAGCGGTGGCGAGACGCTCACCCTCGATACGGCCGACGGCTCGCGCCGCCGTGAGTACCAGACACGTTTCGACGCCCACTGCGGGCAGGTGGAGGAACTCGCCCGTCGCCTGGCGATTTCCTCCATGCGTTGCGCGACGGACGACGACCCCATCGAGGTGGTCCGCAGCGGCTTAGGGCTGCGCGCGGGCGGGGGCGTGAGCGGATGACCGATCCGGCGGACCTCGACCTGCGCGACATTCACCTGCCGCCCGAGCTGCCCTGGTGGCCACCCGCGATCGGTTGGTGGCTGCTGGCCTTGGCCCTGATCGTGGGGGCGGTGATCCTCGCCGTCCGCTGGCATCACTATCAGGCCGAGCGCGTCCGGCGCCTGGCCCTGGCGGAGCTGGATGCCCTCGGCGAACGTTGCGCGAGTACACCTCAGCGATTGCCCGCAGAGCTCTCCACGTGGCTGCGTCGCGTCGCCCTGTCCGTGGGCGCACGGCGTGAGCTGGCGGGCCTGACGGGGCAAGCCTGGCTCGCCGCGCTCGAGCGCTTGAGTCCACGGTCGCGCCTGACGCGCGAGTTTCCCGCCCTGTTGGTCGAGGGCCCCTACGCGGGCAGCGCGCCCGCGTCGGAGGAAGAGCTGCAAGCGCTGTTGGCCGCCTGCCGGGAGTGGACCGCGAAGCTGGAGCTGCGGTCTTGATCAGCTTCGAATGGCCCCTGCTATGGCTCGCGCTGCCGCTGCCGCTGCTGGTGCGCTGGTTGGCACCGCCCGCCAACGTCAGCCAGCAGACCGCTCTGCGCGTGCCCTCGCTCACCCCGTTCCAGTCGCTCGGCGGCGGCGGGGCAGGGGTGGCGAACCTGCGCTCTTGGCCGCTGCTGGTGGCCGCCCTCGCATGGACCCTGCTGGTGGGCGCCTCGGCGCGACCGATCTGGCAGGGCGAGGCGATCTCCCTGCCGGTGAGCGGGCGCGACCTGATGATGGCCGTCGATATCTCCGGCAGCATGCAGAATCGCGACTTCCGCCTCGGCGGGCGCATGGTCGATCGCCTCGAGGCAACCAAGACCGTTGCCTCTGAGTTCATCATCCGTCGCGAAGGCGATCGGATCGGGTTAGTGCTGTTCGGGCGCCAGGCCTACCTACAGACACCGTTGACCTTCGATCGGGAGACCGTGAAGACGCTACTGGAGGAGGCCGAGGTGGGCTTCGCCGGCAAGGAGACGGCGATCGGCGATGCGATCGGCCTCTCCTTGAAGCGCCTGCGCCGAGATGCCGGCGACGACCGCGTGCTGATCCTGCTCACCGACGGCGCCAACACGGCGGGCGAACTCGATCCCCTCAAGGCAGCCGAGCTCGCCGCGAGCGAGGGTCTGCGTATCTACACGATCGGCATCGGGGCGGCGGGCCGTGCCTCGCCCTTCACCCTGCGCATGTTGCCAGGATCCGAGCTCGATGAGTCCACCCTGATCAGCATCGCCGAGACAACGGGCGGCCAGTACTTCCGCGCCCACGATACGGCGGAGCTGGCGCGCATCTACGCCTACCTCGACGAGCTCGAGAAGGTGGAGCAGGACGTGGGTGGTTTCCGACCGCGCCATGCGCTGTTCGCCTGGCCCCTGGCGGGCGCGCTTGGTTTGAGTGGTCTGTTGGCCTGGCTACGGTTTCGGTTAGCCTAGCGATGGAGCACTTTCACTTTCTCCGGCCGCTGTGGTTTCTCGCCCTTATCGCGCTGCCCCTGCTCCACCATGTGCTGCGCAACGGGGCGCTCCTGTCGAGTGCGTGGGCGCGCATCGTCGACTCCAAGCTGCTGCCCTATCTTCTGGCCGACGGGGCGAGCGCCTCGGGGCGCCGGGCCTGGGTGCTGCGTTGGTTGCCGCTGGTGGCGTTCTTCCTCGCCGTGGTCGCCCTGGCGGGGCCGGCCTGGCGAGAGCTGCCGCAGCCCGTGTTGCGCGACCAGTCCTCCCTGGTGATCGCCTTCGATCTCTCCCAGTCGATGAATGCGACGGACCTCACCCCGTCTCGCTTGGAGCGCGCCCGGCTCAAGGTGATCGACTTGCTCGATGGCCGCGAGGACGGGCAAACGGCACTGATCGCCTTCGCCGGCCTGCCCTTCATCGTCAGTCCCCTGACCTCCGATGCGGCGACGATCCAATCGCTGGTGCCCGTGCTCGAACCGGACATCATGCCCTCGGGGGGCAGTCGCGCCGACCGTGCGCTGCGCTTGGCGGGCGAGCTGATCGATGGTGGCGGCGACGGCAACGGCAACATCCTGTTGATCACCGACAACGCCATGGCGCGCGACGTGGAGGTGGCCCGAGCGCTCGCCGAACGCGGCATCCGAACGTCGGTGATGGGCGTGGGCACGCGCGAGGGGGCGCCGGTGCGCGTGAGCAACGGCGCGCTGCTCAAGGACGCCCAGGGCCGCATCGTCCACACCCGCCTCGAGGAAGACCTGCTGCGCGACATCGCCGCGGCGGGCGGTGGTCGCTACACGCGAATGAGCATCGACGATGCGGACCTCGACCGCCTGGGCGACGCGCTCGCCAGCGGCGGTCAATTCGAGAACGAGGATGCGATGAGCACGGACATTTGGCGAGAAGAGGGGCCCTGGCTGCTCCTGCCGCTGTTGCCCCTG includes the following:
- a CDS encoding SDR family oxidoreductase, giving the protein MSQEQDASVASGSSSARRPTVLVTGAAGTLARQVIRGLKADHEVVAVDFRYAARLGPRVPSYKVDVTKRGFEDVFRKHDIDGIVHIGRIGEDSSRESRYNANVLGSRRMFDLALNYGVRKVVVLSTFYVYGADAYNPALLDEASPLKASNLTMDLVDSVELENLANIYLWRYPELDMTILRPCHIAGPGVRNTMSLLLSQPMAPFLVGFSPMMQFLHVDDMARAVEMAFRHRGRGIYNVAPQDWLPYQDVLRECGCLGLPVPSLPPNVPATLSRLMRWKAFPSFLVDYFKYPVVIDGALFRKTFGFEPEHSMAAVFEHYRHKKKR
- a CDS encoding MATE family efflux transporter → MHRILGLALPIIGGMVSQNVLNLVDTAMVGRLPDPAAALGAVGIGGFANFAAMAVLLGLSTGVQATAARRKGEGKCDEMARPLNAGLAIAAVAAPVLSVILCLLTPWIYPFLVEDPAVIALGVPYLQIRLLSMVFVAMNFAFRGYWNAVDMARVYMTTLVVMHAVNIALNYVFIFGHFGAPQLGVAGAGLASAISTVVGTSVYAYMGSRLARGAGFLRFKPSWVEVRRLISLSLPNSVQQLAFSSGMLATFVIIARLGTVELGAANILINVMLVALLPGMGFGLASATLVGQALGRNDAADAERWGWDVCRVSAAVLTLLAIPMWVAPQMIISLFLSAQQAGGDAIVEAATFPMRLVGLSMTVEAAGMVFMHSLLGAGDTRRVMKVAVLMQWGVFLPVAWLIGPVLGGGLTAVWFAQIAYRGVQAGVFAKYWTDRRWSAVNV
- a CDS encoding alpha/beta hydrolase, whose protein sequence is MVDGLSQWHAAGARVELMGERVFYRDSNPDGAEGLPSLLLLHGFPTASWDWRFVWSALGRHYRLIAPDFPGFGFSAKPVRAYTIQGQADVAAALLDRLGIQRATVLAHDYGDSVAQELLARAASGIGASPALDAVCFLNGGLFPEAQRPLRIQQVLAGPAGPWLVHLVDKRRAMASLRSVFGEGTRPSEGDLESYWTLLTRERGLRIVPAILGYLAQRREYRERWVNGLAVADVPLRFVVGMRDPVSGAPMASRYRELVARADVIEIESVGHYPQCESPDAVIDAMLAFAPGAAV
- a CDS encoding MoxR family ATPase yields the protein MTRLTDLRTLQAHISHQVIGQGKLVNRLLITLLCDGHLLVEGAPGLAKTRAIKVLGAGVEGDFHRVQFTPDLLPADLTGTEVYRPQDGSFRFQPGPLFHNLVLADEINRAPAKVQSALLEAMGERQITVGAETYRLPDLFLVMATQNPIEQEGTYPLPEAQLDRFLMHLRIDYPDADTEREILRINRDEARSTGGQPSAMPAPLSQEVVFEARRAVLDLHLAPALEEYLIALVLATREPGKYDAGLARIIQYGASPRATIALDRCARAHAWLRGSDFVSPDDIQAVAPDILRHRILLSFEAEAEGMTPDDVIDRLIELVAVP
- a CDS encoding DUF58 domain-containing protein, with protein sequence MTSSASTAPSDLASRRERLSAEALADAVDAGVRVSTQELVRLRHAAGNLPLNAMRIRAAAADTRASPFKGRGMEFEESRPYQPGDDLRSLDWRVMARTGKPYTKLFREERERPVLLWVDLRRSMLFATRGAFKAVLAARLAAAVGWSALRQGDRVGGLVFCDNSHDEVRPSRGKGSVMRLIDTLSHHSGWSADLDATPVDLEAAAARLRRVARPGSLIFLLSDFYGLTDMAAAHLQRTAAHCDVVQVQFYDPLERELPDPGLYRLQSGGETLTLDTADGSRRREYQTRFDAHCGQVEELARRLAISSMRCATDDDPIEVVRSGLGLRAGGGVSG
- a CDS encoding DUF4381 domain-containing protein, whose protein sequence is MTDPADLDLRDIHLPPELPWWPPAIGWWLLALALIVGAVILAVRWHHYQAERVRRLALAELDALGERCASTPQRLPAELSTWLRRVALSVGARRELAGLTGQAWLAALERLSPRSRLTREFPALLVEGPYAGSAPASEEELQALLAACREWTAKLELRS
- a CDS encoding VWA domain-containing protein produces the protein MISFEWPLLWLALPLPLLVRWLAPPANVSQQTALRVPSLTPFQSLGGGGAGVANLRSWPLLVAALAWTLLVGASARPIWQGEAISLPVSGRDLMMAVDISGSMQNRDFRLGGRMVDRLEATKTVASEFIIRREGDRIGLVLFGRQAYLQTPLTFDRETVKTLLEEAEVGFAGKETAIGDAIGLSLKRLRRDAGDDRVLILLTDGANTAGELDPLKAAELAASEGLRIYTIGIGAAGRASPFTLRMLPGSELDESTLISIAETTGGQYFRAHDTAELARIYAYLDELEKVEQDVGGFRPRHALFAWPLAGALGLSGLLAWLRFRLA
- a CDS encoding VWA domain-containing protein, with the protein product MEHFHFLRPLWFLALIALPLLHHVLRNGALLSSAWARIVDSKLLPYLLADGASASGRRAWVLRWLPLVAFFLAVVALAGPAWRELPQPVLRDQSSLVIAFDLSQSMNATDLTPSRLERARLKVIDLLDGREDGQTALIAFAGLPFIVSPLTSDAATIQSLVPVLEPDIMPSGGSRADRALRLAGELIDGGGDGNGNILLITDNAMARDVEVARALAERGIRTSVMGVGTREGAPVRVSNGALLKDAQGRIVHTRLEEDLLRDIAAAGGGRYTRMSIDDADLDRLGDALASGGQFENEDAMSTDIWREEGPWLLLPLLPLAALVFRRGALVVLLGLVLLPAPRPAYAFEWSSLWSRDDQRGRQALEQERYDEAGELLADPEWKAAAYYRGERFEESAGLLESQEGIRALYNRGTAVARDGDYRSAIELYRELLERDPEHADAQHNLEVLLDELERQQEEGEGEQGEEGQQPPQDSDTQGAQGQQGSGQDPSSRQPQGGGSGGDDQEQMADQQERGDKMTREEIEAEAERRAAQELPDDSEGEAQEERMAQVGEPSDTSGEEREQQAAVEQWLRRIPDDPGGLLRRKFVYELQRRRQQGEVSEEDPW